A genome region from Pristis pectinata isolate sPriPec2 chromosome 4, sPriPec2.1.pri, whole genome shotgun sequence includes the following:
- the blzf1 gene encoding golgin-45 has translation MTTDIKMENKVPIVRSIRGPGDGMEMEEPAKPVENTSGINKKTHHAERTKPGVLQLGKIQPSQAVEVEAIRIVVPKAAVFHDLPAKSIKLNDSAGFHKGELSSQLENTIELKKEVTELKVAIEKSQCSERKLLQDKEGLANQIRVQTEVNRELKKLLVASVGDDLQYHFERMAREKNQLILENETLSQNLAQLSEQLERMTIQCDVWRSKFLASRVMADELSHSRTSLQRQIREAQSAIQDLLIEREQFRQDMVDSHRFLEELLVSLQWGRQQTYYPSAQPFTTAELASATHKLAEAVNCHLLGKLSISNPQKTNQQIEFSSTPAEKMAEKVLKMLDPTLYSKGTADMPFCDTSPASFLSNKKNIGRFHPYTRYENITFNCCNHCTGELTVL, from the exons ATGACAACAGATATCAAAATGGAGAATAAAG TTCCAATAGTACGATCCATCCGTGGACCTGGAGATGGAATGGAAATGGAGGAACCAGCCAAACCAGTGGAAAATACAtcaggaataaataaaaaaactcATCATGCGGAACGAACTAAGCCTGGTGTTCTTCAGCTTGGGAAAATTCAGCCAAGCCAAGCAGTTGAAGTAGAAGCCATTAGGATTGTGGTTCCCAAAGCTGCTGTATTTCATGATCTTCCTGCAAAGAGTATAAAGCTAAATGATTCTGCAGGTTTCCATAAAGGTGAATTGTCAAGTCAATTAGAAAATACAATTGAACTCAAGAAAGAGGTGACCGAACTTAAAGTTGCCATTGAAAAATCTCAGTGTTCGGAAAGAAAACTCCTTCAGGATAAAGAAGGGCTTGCTAATCAAATCCGGGTACAGACTGAG GTGAATCGTGAGCTGAAAAAATTACTTGTGGCATCTGTTGGCGATGATCTTCAATATCATTTTGAGCGCATGGCTCGTGAAAAAAATCAACTAATCTTGGAAAATGAGACTTTGAGCCAAAACTTGGCTCAACTTTCCGAGCAGCTGGAGAGGATGACCATACAGTGTGATGTGTGGCGAAGCAAGTTTCTCGCTAGCAG AGTAATGGCTGATGAGCTGTCCCAttccaggacatcattgcagcgTCAAATTAGAGAAGCTCAAAGTGCCATACAGGATCTTCTCATTGAACGTGAACAATTTCGTCAGGATATGGTTGACTCCCATAG ATTCCTTGAGGAGCTCTTGGTATCGCTGCAGTGGGGCCGGCAACAAACCTACTACCCTAGTGCCCAACCATTCACGACAGCAGAACTTGCTTCTGCCACTCATAAGTTAGCTGAGGCTGTAAATTGCCACCTTCTTGGAAAACTAAGTATAAGTAATCCACAGAAGACTAACCAACAAATTGAATTCTCCAGCACACCTGCTGAAAAAATGGCTGAAAAG GTTTTAAAGATGTTGGATCCTACGCTGTATAGTAAAGGAACAGCAGATATGCCATTCTGTGATACGTCCCCAGCCTCGTTCCTCTCTAATAAAAAGAACATTGGACGATTTCATCCATATACCAGATACGAAAATATCACATTTAATTGTTGCAACCATTGCACAGGAGAATTGACAGTCCTGTGA